Proteins encoded together in one Chryseobacterium sp. G0201 window:
- a CDS encoding UvrD-helicase domain-containing protein has protein sequence MQNSYTVINASAGSGKTYALVQRLLMICLRYPNQQHAIRNILALTFTNKAANEMKERILSWLNNFAGDTFATNTDLKNIQKAFEEQGLRITIDELHVRSKKMLDYVLHNYSTLNIGTIDRFNSRLVRSFSYELGLAKNFNLEIDAEPFLIEAVDKMLDQIGENESISNSFMDYVDYSLENNERINLNKNLYDSAKEFVKDIHYEHLKSNKSFDDTNYESIKNTIRKEIIFNKKHSLEVATKSIELFKSRNIEIEDFAQGKNGIGGFFTKVLDFYNQKRAGFPFPTTQEESVVNNYRKGASAKSKSKESEIFEILEQLLENRMQLILLFIETQKKEKILSALLPLKVNKDIQDELKKIEDENDLVLLSKFNILINENLKNEPSAFIYEKVGSQFQHYFFDEFQDTSELQWQNFVPLRDHSVSTENTSFTLVGDPKQSIYRFRGGESKLMLDIINKKEISPKEAQLLVLKDNWRSAKNIVQFNNELYEYHSRNLEEEHKNIFGTDAEQNAKSINEGRVKVNLIENLTNEDFYNDTSERMKTDIQECLNNGFKFSDITILCRGNFDIFSYSQKLGNLKVNYRGEETNIKTISDKGLTLELSNTLQAVIEFLKWEINPKNKPNLIMMMYHLNTLGRISMPDFTLQMKEILDIETHEEILQFLQQTYSLQLKQDNFPKFNLYNFVEYYVNEFSLENKETDFLLNFLEMLFNFTQNAGASTKEFLKYWDEEASTYTIQASENIDAIQIMTIHKSKGLEFPIVFIPMMNKNRDSEFTNWFETNSDEALKSVNINQFSKNLEVYDQEIEKFNKQNSYKNLVDRLCLQYVATTRPVEQLFFYLQKANKTSNNLELLEFLQTKNINESDEFDLYEVKPEMLKKYSKDKTSSFKTKNIENLKNINEKSTSVKIATPSKNYQVRNEKVRIGLFVHELLSKINTEKDIAKVLESYLLEGQITVEEKNDIQQTLEEIVNTYSEFFDEKWEVINEQDIMISENGESRIYRPDRILKGSEGYIIVDFKTGEETAKNDRQIERYKNVLEHLGRKVLRTQLIYL, from the coding sequence ATGCAAAATTCTTACACAGTAATCAATGCTTCTGCAGGCTCAGGGAAAACTTACGCCTTGGTTCAGAGACTTTTGATGATCTGTCTTCGGTATCCTAACCAGCAACACGCCATCAGAAATATATTGGCTTTGACCTTCACCAATAAGGCTGCCAATGAAATGAAGGAAAGGATTTTATCCTGGTTGAATAATTTTGCCGGAGATACTTTTGCGACAAATACAGATTTAAAAAATATTCAAAAAGCATTTGAAGAACAAGGATTAAGAATAACGATCGACGAATTGCATGTCCGTTCTAAAAAAATGTTAGATTATGTCCTTCACAATTATTCTACTTTAAATATTGGAACGATTGACCGTTTCAACTCCCGATTGGTAAGAAGTTTCTCTTATGAATTGGGTTTGGCGAAAAATTTTAATCTTGAAATTGATGCAGAACCTTTTTTGATCGAAGCTGTAGACAAAATGCTTGACCAGATCGGTGAAAATGAGTCTATTTCTAATTCTTTTATGGATTATGTAGACTACAGCCTTGAAAACAACGAAAGAATCAACCTTAATAAAAACCTTTACGACTCTGCAAAAGAGTTTGTAAAAGACATTCATTATGAGCATCTTAAAAGTAACAAAAGCTTTGATGATACGAATTATGAAAGTATAAAAAATACGATCCGAAAAGAGATAATTTTCAATAAAAAACATTCTTTAGAGGTTGCAACAAAATCAATCGAATTATTTAAATCAAGAAATATTGAGATCGAGGATTTTGCACAGGGAAAAAATGGAATTGGAGGATTTTTTACCAAAGTTTTAGATTTTTACAATCAAAAAAGAGCAGGATTCCCGTTCCCGACGACGCAGGAAGAATCTGTTGTGAATAATTACCGAAAAGGGGCTTCTGCAAAATCTAAAAGTAAAGAATCTGAAATTTTTGAAATTCTAGAGCAATTGCTGGAAAACAGAATGCAATTGATTCTTTTATTCATCGAAACTCAGAAAAAAGAGAAAATTTTATCAGCTTTACTACCTTTGAAGGTTAATAAAGATATTCAGGATGAATTGAAAAAAATTGAAGATGAGAATGATCTTGTTTTGCTTTCAAAATTTAATATTTTAATTAACGAAAATCTTAAAAACGAGCCTTCAGCTTTTATTTATGAAAAAGTAGGTTCACAGTTCCAGCATTATTTCTTTGATGAATTTCAGGATACTTCTGAGCTTCAGTGGCAGAATTTTGTTCCGTTAAGAGATCACAGCGTTTCAACGGAAAATACTTCTTTTACGTTGGTGGGAGATCCGAAGCAGAGTATTTACCGATTCCGTGGTGGAGAAAGTAAATTAATGCTCGATATTATCAATAAAAAAGAAATTTCTCCTAAAGAAGCACAGTTACTTGTTTTAAAAGACAACTGGCGAAGTGCAAAGAATATTGTTCAGTTTAATAACGAATTATACGAATATCATTCTAGAAATCTTGAAGAAGAACATAAAAATATTTTCGGAACCGATGCCGAACAAAACGCCAAATCCATCAATGAAGGCCGCGTTAAAGTAAATCTTATTGAAAATCTCACCAACGAAGATTTTTACAACGATACTTCCGAAAGGATGAAGACAGATATTCAGGAATGTCTGAATAATGGTTTTAAGTTTTCTGATATTACGATTCTCTGCCGTGGAAATTTTGATATTTTCAGTTATTCTCAAAAACTGGGGAATCTGAAAGTCAATTATCGTGGTGAAGAGACGAATATCAAAACCATTTCTGATAAAGGATTAACCTTAGAATTATCGAATACTTTACAGGCTGTCATTGAATTTTTGAAATGGGAAATCAACCCGAAAAACAAACCTAATCTAATCATGATGATGTATCATCTGAATACATTAGGAAGAATCAGTATGCCGGATTTCACACTACAAATGAAGGAAATTCTGGATATTGAAACGCATGAGGAAATTTTACAATTTCTTCAGCAGACCTATTCTTTACAATTAAAGCAGGATAATTTTCCGAAATTTAACTTATATAATTTTGTAGAATATTACGTCAACGAATTTTCCCTTGAAAACAAAGAAACCGATTTTCTTCTGAACTTTTTAGAAATGCTTTTCAACTTCACACAAAATGCAGGAGCCAGTACCAAAGAATTTTTGAAATATTGGGATGAAGAAGCTTCTACCTACACCATTCAGGCTTCGGAAAATATTGATGCGATCCAGATCATGACGATCCACAAATCTAAAGGATTGGAGTTCCCCATCGTTTTTATTCCGATGATGAATAAGAACCGTGACAGTGAATTTACCAACTGGTTTGAAACAAACAGTGATGAAGCTTTGAAGTCTGTTAATATCAATCAGTTCAGTAAAAATCTTGAAGTTTACGATCAGGAAATTGAGAAATTCAACAAACAAAATTCTTACAAAAACCTTGTCGACAGGCTTTGTCTGCAATATGTTGCTACTACCCGACCTGTTGAGCAATTATTTTTCTATCTGCAAAAAGCAAACAAAACCTCCAACAATTTGGAGCTTTTAGAATTTCTTCAAACTAAAAATATCAATGAAAGTGACGAGTTTGATCTATACGAAGTGAAGCCCGAAATGCTGAAAAAGTATTCGAAAGATAAAACTTCATCTTTCAAAACAAAAAATATTGAGAATCTTAAAAATATCAATGAAAAAAGTACTTCCGTAAAAATTGCTACTCCATCGAAAAATTATCAGGTTCGAAACGAGAAAGTGAGAATTGGTCTTTTTGTTCACGAATTATTATCAAAAATTAATACCGAAAAAGATATTGCAAAAGTTCTTGAAAGTTATCTTTTGGAAGGACAAATTACCGTGGAAGAAAAAAATGACATTCAGCAAACTCTAGAAGAGATCGTTAATACGTATTCAGAGTTTTTTGATGAAAAATGGGAAGTGATCAATGAACAGGATATCATGATCTCAGAAAATGGAGAAAGCCGAATCTACAGACCCGACCGAATTTTAAAAGGTAGTGAAGGGTATATTATTGTTGATTTCAAGACCGGTGAAGAAACGGCGAAGAATGATCGACAGATTGAACGATATAAAAATGTTTTGGAACATTTGGGAAGAAAGGTTTTAAGAACTCAGTTGATTTATTTGTAA